A single Saccharolobus shibatae B12 DNA region contains:
- a CDS encoding MBL fold metallo-hydrolase, producing MIFTLKLPMQGPLKYINAYLVKDNEESILIDTGLPTQEDLIALTNYLKVNGYPSFVVVTHYHPDHIGLVRLFKDRSNILISDREFEYITYLMSEEYEKEMRQYFLANGFPEEFIQKMFKNRSRFNEIIDSVNFNTVKDGDVVKFGQRQMRVLLTPGHTMGHICLAYDKVVFCGDHILQDITPNISLLRLEDNPLKAYLESLDRIERLSVEQLYPAHGEPFKDVSKRVEEIKEHHKRRLEEIKNIISVLRRANGFDIASRISWYKKWDELSTFDKQLAMGETLSHIKYLVEEGVIREINNTNSIYYTISS from the coding sequence ATGATATTTACTTTAAAGCTACCAATGCAAGGTCCCTTAAAGTACATCAACGCATATCTGGTAAAGGACAATGAAGAGAGCATACTAATAGATACTGGACTACCTACTCAAGAAGATTTAATCGCTTTGACAAACTATTTAAAAGTGAATGGCTATCCAAGCTTCGTTGTTGTTACTCATTATCATCCAGATCACATAGGTCTAGTTAGATTATTTAAAGATAGGAGTAATATATTGATATCGGATAGAGAGTTCGAGTATATAACCTATCTCATGAGTGAAGAGTACGAAAAAGAAATGAGACAATATTTTCTCGCAAATGGGTTTCCGGAAGAGTTTATCCAGAAAATGTTTAAAAATCGAAGTCGATTTAACGAAATAATTGACAGCGTAAATTTTAATACCGTTAAGGATGGGGATGTGGTAAAATTTGGACAAAGGCAGATGAGAGTATTATTGACGCCTGGTCATACCATGGGACATATTTGCCTAGCCTACGACAAAGTAGTCTTCTGCGGGGATCACATATTGCAAGACATAACGCCAAATATATCGTTATTGAGATTGGAGGATAATCCATTGAAGGCGTATTTAGAAAGCCTCGATAGGATAGAAAGACTAAGTGTTGAGCAATTATATCCAGCACATGGAGAGCCGTTCAAAGATGTAAGTAAAAGGGTAGAGGAAATAAAGGAACATCATAAAAGAAGGCTAGAGGAAATAAAGAATATTATAAGTGTTTTGAGAAGGGCTAATGGATTTGATATTGCGTCTAGAATTTCTTGGTATAAGAAGTGGGATGAACTTTCAACGTTTGATAAGCAATTGGCTATGGGGGAAACATTATCACATATTAAATATCTAGTTGAAGAGGGCGTTATAAGGGAGATAAACAACACTAATAGTATTTATTATACTATAAGTAGTTGA